In Engraulis encrasicolus isolate BLACKSEA-1 chromosome 15, IST_EnEncr_1.0, whole genome shotgun sequence, the following proteins share a genomic window:
- the avpr2l gene encoding arginine vasopressin receptor 2, like — translation MGQEKAVSSSVVNGLEVSTKNILQDLCKQNHAWDKDLPEHHVQMWQEWLTGLRHIGELAVTRCMKPAQFDESGAGDAAAGDNKDYLALIKAGILGTIFALACFGNFSLLYALWRKRKRNSRTQLFLFHLCLADLVVAFFQVLPQLSMEITRDFRGSDPLCRTVKYLQVVGMFASTYMIVAMTIDRYHAVCRPMVSFFKSSLRRYLAIGAAWLVSLLFSTPQLFIFSLQRVDADGDRGSHLLIDLLY, via the exons ATGGGACAGGAGAAGGCAGTTAGCAGCAGTGTAGTCAATGGCCTGGAGGTCAGCA CTAAAAACATCCTGCAGGACCTGTGCAAACAAAACCATGCCTGGGATAAAGACCTACCAGAGCACCATGTGCAGATGTGGCAGGAGTGGCTGACTGGACTGAGACACATTGGAGAGCTTGCAGTCACCAGGTGCATGAAGCCTGCGCAGTTTG ATGAGAGCGGGGcaggtgatgctgctgctggcgACAACAAGGATTACTtggcgctcatcaaagctggtaTTTTGGGGACTATTTTCGCGCTGGCGTGCTTTGGGAATTTCTCTCTGCTGTACGCGCTCTGGAGGAAGCGCAAGAGGAACTCCAGAACGCAGCTGTTCCTGTTCCACTTGTGTCTCGCGGACCTGGTGGTCGCGTTCTTCCAAGTGCTCCCGCAGCTCTCCATGGAGATTACGCGCGATTTCCGAGGCTCGGACCCGCTCTGCCGAACCGTGAAGTACCTGCAG GTGGTGGGGATGTTCGCCTCCACCTACATGATCGTTGCCATGACGATAGACCGGTACCACGCGGTGTGCCGGCCCATGGTGTCTTTCTTCAAGAGCTCGCTGCGGCGATACCTGGCCATCGGGGCGGCCTGGCTGGTCTCGCTCCTCTTCAGCACGCCACAACTCTTCATCTTCTCACTCCAGAGGGTGGACGCGGACGGAGACAG GGGATCTCATTTATTGATTGATCTACtttattaa